The nucleotide window CAACATCGCGCTCGCCGAGGCCGTCTACGAGGCCGAGAAGCGCGACGTCGAGGTGACGGTCACGCCCGACCAGCTGAAGCCCGGCCACCCGCGCCGCGACGAACTCGCCGAGGAGGTCTTCGGAAAGGGCGTCTCGCCGGAGGACGACGCCGAGACGACCCTCTCCGTCTACAACGTCAACAAGTTCGCCTACGACACCGTCGTCCCCGAACTCCCCGAGGAGATCGCGGCCCACGTCCGCGAGGTCGCCGACGAGTTCCAGGAGCTGATGGAGCGGCTCTCGTTCATGCCGAACTCGCCCACGCTGATGAACGCCGGCGACGAGCTCCAGCAGCTCTCGGCCTGCTTCGTCGACTCGCCCGGCGACGACATCGACGACATCCACCAGACGGCCAAGGAGGCCGCCCAGGTGTTCCAGTCCGGCGGCGGCATGGGCTACGCGTTCTGGAAGCTCCGCCCGTACGGCGACGCGGTCGGCTCCACCGGCGGCATCGCCTCCGGGCCGATCACGTTCATGCGGACGTTCGACCAGATGTGCGAGACCATCGCGCAGGGCGGCGCCCGCCGCGGCGCCCAGATGGGCGTCATGCGCGTCTCGCACCCGGACGTCATCCAGTTCATCCACGCGAAGAACAAGGACGTCTCGCTGGCGAACTCGCTGCGGCTCAACGACCCGGACGACTACACGCACACGAGCTTCGCCGACGCGCTGGACGAGGCACGCGAGCTGATCGACGAGGACGGCAAGGTCCCGAAGCACCTCCGGAACGCCGTCGAGGGCCACCTCTCGAACTTCAACATCTCCGTCGGGGTCACCGACGACTTCATGGAGGCGCTCCAGGCCGGCGAGGAGTTCACGTTCACGAACCCGCGCACGGAGGAACCCCACGTCGCGACGCCCGAGACGAAGGAGCTGTACGACATGTTCGGCCTCGGCGAGCACGTCGAGGTCGGCGAGGTCCTCTCGGTCCCCGCCGAGGAGATCTGGGAGCACATCGTCGCCGGCGCCCACGAGAATGGCGAGCCGGGGATCGTCTACCTCGAGCGCATCAACAAGCTCCACAGCTTCGACGTGGAGGAGCATCCGGAGCACCGCATCCTCGCGACGAACCCCTGCGGCGAGCAGCCCCTCGAGGAGTACGAGGCGTGCAACCTCGGCCACATCAACCTCTCGACGCTCGCGGCGATGGACGCGCCCGACTGGCGCGTCTGGAGCGAGGAGCACGAGGACGAGTTCGACTCCCGCGAGGAGGCCATCGAGGCGTTCCTCGAGGACGCGATGGACTGGGAGGCGTTCGACCACCGCATCGCCTACGGCACCCGGTTCCTCGAGAACGTCGTGACGATGTCGGACTTCCCGGTGCCCGAGATCGAGCGGAAGGTCCGCGAGATGCGGAAGATCGGCCTCGGCGTCATGGGCCTCGCACAGCTGTACATCCAGCTCGGCGTCCGCTACGGGAGCGACGTGGGCAATGAGATCGCCCGCCAGCTCATGACCCACATCAACCACGGCTCGAAGTGGACCTCCCACACCCTCGCCGAGCAGCGCGGTTCGTTCGACGACTGGGAGGACTCGAAGTACGCGAACCCGACCGAGTACCCCGAGTGGTTCGAACAGTACGTCGGCGAGGACCCCGAGAAGTGGGCCGACGGCTTCCCCATCCGCAACCACAACACGACGACCATCGCCCCGACGGGGACGACCTCGATGGTCGGCAACACCACGGGCGGCTGCGAGCCCATTTACAACGTCGCCTACTACAAGAACGTCTCCGACGACGTGCAGGGCGACGAGATGCTCGTGGAGTTCGACGACTACTTCCTCCGGACGCTGGAGGCCAACGACATCGACGTCGAGGCCGTGAAGAAGGAGGCCCAGGACCAGATGGCGAACAACGAGTTCGACGGCGTCGACGGGCTGGAGACGGTCCCGGACGCCATCGGCGAGCTGTTCGTCGTCACCGGCGACCTCACGGCGCGGGACCACGCGGGCGTGCAGGTCGCCTGCCAGGCCGGCGTCGACTCGGCCATCTCGAAGACGGTGAACGCGCCGAACGACTCGACGGTCGAGGACGCCGCCGAGGTGTTCGAGTACATCTACGAGCACGGCGGCAAGGGCGTCACCTACTACCGCGACGGCACCCGCTCGAAGCAGGTGCTCACGACCCGCGCGGACAACGCGGAGTTCGCCGACGAGAGCGAGGCCGCCGAGGCGCTCGTCGCGCAGATCTCCGAGGTGTTCGGCGGCATCGAGGGCTTCCTCGAGAACGAGGAGGTTCGCGCCGCGGTCGACGCGGAGGTCGAGGGCCTGCTGGAGGCCGCCGACTCCGACACGCCGACGATCGACTACACCGAGAAGCGCCCGCGGCCGGACTCGCTGCGCGGCATCACCCAGCTCATCCAGACGGGCTACGGGAAGGTGTACGTCACCATCAACGAGGACCCGGCGACGGGCGAGCCGTTCGAGCTGTTCGCCAACATCGGCCACTCGGGCGGGTTCACCAACTCCTTCACGGAGTCGCTGGCGAAGGTCATCTCGACCGCCCTGCGCTCGGGCGTCGACCCGAGCGAGATCGTGGACGAGCTCCAGGGCACCCGTAGCCCGAAGGTCGCCTGGGACAAGGGCGAGCAGATCCAGTCGATCCCGGACGCCATCGGCACCGCGCTCCGCCGGTACCTCGACGACGAGGTGGACAAGGGCTACCCGGACCAGCAGCGCCTCGACGACATCGACGAGAGCGCTTCGAGCGCGGACGCGCCGGAGCCGGACGGCGGTGCCGAGACGGCCGACTCGGCCCGCGAACCCGGCCCAGGTGCGGCGGGCTCGGACGACGCGGTGGACGAGCTCATCGCGAACGGCGAGTCGCCTGAGTGCCCGGACTGCGGCAGCATGACGCTGTACTACTCCGAGGGCTGCAAGACGTGCGAGTCCTGCGGCTGGTCGGAGTGCTAGTCTAGGTTCGAGTGTTCGCGGGTTCCTCTTCGTCTTCTCGTTTCATCCACGGTTTGGCCGGGAGCCTTCACTCCGCGGTTCGGAGCGGCTCGAAAGCCCCCAGTTTCTGCGCGAAGGCGGACGACGCAAGCACCGCAGGAGCGAGACGGAGTTCTCGTGAGCGCAGCGAGGTCCCCGAGCCGACAGCTGCGGGGGCTTCCAAGTCGTTCCCGGTTCACGCGGTCACAGTAGCAGAATCGACCCAGAATACCGACTCAGCGCAGTAACCGAAGAGGACCGAAGCCATCATGGTGCCAGTCGAACACCCAAAGCACATGAGCACGGACGACGCCGGCGCGCCAGCCGACGCCGGGGGCGACGCGGCCGGGGAGACGGAGCATCGGAACGCGCTCCAGGACGTCATCGCGGTCGACGCCGACGACGAGAAGGAGGGCGTAGTGAACCGCCTCGAGGCCCACACAGGGGACGGCATCCGACACCGGGCGTTCACCTGCCTCGTCTTCGACCAGGACGGACGCATCCTGCTGGGCCAGCGCGCGCCCGGCAAGCGGCTCTGGGGGACCTACTGGGACGGCACCGTCGCCTCCCACCCCGTCGAGGGGCAGACGCAGAAGGATGCCACTCGCCAGCGGCTCGAGGAGGAACTCGGCATCACCCCCGACCAGTACGGCGAGGTGCGCGTCACGGACAAGTTCGAGTACAAGCGCTACTTCGAGAACGCCGGGCTGGAGTGGGAGGTGTGCTCCGTGCTGAAGGTGACCCTCGAGGACGACGGACTCGACCCCGATGAGGAGGAGATCGCCGGCCTGCTGTGGGCCGACTACGAGCACCTCCACGAGCACCCCGAGTGGTACCGCCAACTGCGGCTCTGCCCGTGGTTCGAGATCGCGATGCGCCGTGACTTCGAGTAACGACCGCGACCCCGAAGCGACGCTCGTTCTCCCGACCCCCGTCCGCGAGACGCTCCACGAACGCGCGACCGACGGCGCACCCGAGGAGGTGTGCGGCGTGCTCGTCGGCCGGCGGGGCGCTCACGAACCCTTCAGGCCCGACCGCGTTCAGGAGGCGATCCCCGTCCCGAACGTCGCCGCCTCGCCCCGAACGCGGTACGAACTCGACCCGGCCGAGACCCTGTCGGTCGTCGAAGGCGCGGAGGCCGCCGGGGACGACGTGGTCGGCTTCTACCACAGCCACCCTCGCGGCCCGATCGAACCGTCCCCGACCGACCGCGAGCGTGCGACGTGGACCGGATACGTCTACACCATCGTCTCGCCCGACGACCTAGCGGCGTACCGCTGGACCGGCGACGAGTTCCGACGGCTCCGGGTCGAAACGCCGTAGTCGCCTCGGGTCGAAACGCCGTAGTCCCCCCGGCACCGAGTCGGAGGTATGAGCGACGATCCGGTCGACGCCGACGGCAGGGGAAGGGACGGGAACGGCGACCAGACCGTCACCCCGGAGCCGGACCTGTACGACGACCTCTCTGGCCAGGTGGCGTTCGTGACCGGCGCGAACCGCGGCATCGGGCTGGAGATCGCCCGGAACCTCGACGACCTGGGCGCCACCGTGTACGCCGGGGTCAGGAGCGTCACCTACGACCTCCCGGACGGCCTCCGGAAGGTGACGCTCGACGTGACACAGGAGGGCGACGTCCAGTCGGCGCTGAACCGCATCGGCGACGACGCCGGTCGCCTCGATATCCTCGTGAACAACGCAGCCGTGTCCGGGTCGGGTAAGCAGCTCCACGAGACCCGGACGGCCGACTTCGACCACTCGCTCTCGGTGAACCTCCGGGGGCCGACGCTGCTCTGCAAGTACGCGCTCCCGCCCCTGCTCAGGCAGGAGTCGCCCCGCATCGTGAACCTCTCGTCCGGAATGGGCGCGCTCGGCGAGGAGCAGTCCGGGGGGTCGCCGGACTACCGGATCACCAAGACCGGACTGAACGGCCTGACGCGCTACCTGGACGGTGAGTACGGCGACGAGGGCCTCGTCGCCAACTCGGTGTGTCCGGGCTGGGTCAGCACCGAGATGGGCGGCGAGGAGGCGCCCAGGAGCCCGGAGGAGGGAGCGGAGACGCCGACCTGGCTCGCTCGGTTCGAGTCCGGTCCGAGCGGGCTGTTCTGGCGCGACAGGTCGGTCATCGACTGGTAGTCCGTCGACTTAGTGTCCGGTCTGTCGCCGTTTTCCGATCGATCGTCGTTTCCGCGAACACGGTGACCGTGACCTCGGAAGCCCCCGCGCTCTCGACTCCCGGGGCTCGCTGCGCGCGTTCGCTCGGCCTCCGGCCTCGCTCACGTACTTACGTCGCCCGGGTTCGCCGAGAGCGCGGCCCCTTCCATTCCCACCCTGCCAGGTCACCGGACAGGTGTCGTTCACCGGACACCCGTCGGTAAAGCGTTCGGGTGTCGGTCATCGCATCTCACCTGAAAGCCGGCGTACGTCGAACCGGCCCCCTGGCTGACGTCGCTCGGCCCGATTCTAACTCTCCGGAATCCCAGCGTTTAGCCCTCGAGAAACCGACGAACACCCATGCAGATCGCGCCCTTCGAACTCGAACGCTGGTTCGCCGAGTACGAGCACGAGGCGGACATCATGCTCGCCGAGTCCGGCATCAGATCCCTGGAGGCGAGTCGCTTCGACCTCGACGTCGGCGACCTCGGCTACGTCATTCCGACCAACGGCGACCCCGAGTTCCGCGCCGAGGTCGGCGAGCGCTACGACCGGGGCACCGACGAGGTGCTGTTCACGTGCGGCACCCAGGAGGCGAACTTCCTCGCCTTCCTGGCCCTGCTCGACTCCGAGCACGGCGGCGAGGCCGTCGTCGTCACGCCGACCTACCAGGCGCTCGAGGGCGTCCCGGAAGCGTTCGGTGAGGTGACCCGCGTCGGCCTCGAACCCCCCGAGTGGGAACTCCACGTGGACGCCGTCGCGGACGCGGTCACCGACGACACCGCCGTCGTGGTGCTCGCCAACCCGAACAACCCCACCGGACGCTACCACTCGGAGGAGACCGTCCGGGAGCTGTACGACGTCGCCGCCGAGCACGACGCCTACCTCCTCTGTGACGAGGTGTACCGCCTGCTCGTCGAGGAGCCCATCCCGCCGGTCGCCTCCTTCGGAGAGTACGGCCTCTCGACGGCGAGCCTCACGAAAGCGTACGGGCTCGCCGGCACCCGGTTCGGCTGGCTCGTCGGCGACGAGGCGGTGGTCGAGGCGGCCTGGGAGTGGAAGGACTACACGACCATCTCGC belongs to Halorarum halophilum and includes:
- a CDS encoding adenosylcobalamin-dependent ribonucleoside-diphosphate reductase gives rise to the protein MSRADLGADELDLPIKRTEGETLRERLTGNAYDNILPARYLRKDADGTLTETQEELFVRVARNIALAEAVYEAEKRDVEVTVTPDQLKPGHPRRDELAEEVFGKGVSPEDDAETTLSVYNVNKFAYDTVVPELPEEIAAHVREVADEFQELMERLSFMPNSPTLMNAGDELQQLSACFVDSPGDDIDDIHQTAKEAAQVFQSGGGMGYAFWKLRPYGDAVGSTGGIASGPITFMRTFDQMCETIAQGGARRGAQMGVMRVSHPDVIQFIHAKNKDVSLANSLRLNDPDDYTHTSFADALDEARELIDEDGKVPKHLRNAVEGHLSNFNISVGVTDDFMEALQAGEEFTFTNPRTEEPHVATPETKELYDMFGLGEHVEVGEVLSVPAEEIWEHIVAGAHENGEPGIVYLERINKLHSFDVEEHPEHRILATNPCGEQPLEEYEACNLGHINLSTLAAMDAPDWRVWSEEHEDEFDSREEAIEAFLEDAMDWEAFDHRIAYGTRFLENVVTMSDFPVPEIERKVREMRKIGLGVMGLAQLYIQLGVRYGSDVGNEIARQLMTHINHGSKWTSHTLAEQRGSFDDWEDSKYANPTEYPEWFEQYVGEDPEKWADGFPIRNHNTTTIAPTGTTSMVGNTTGGCEPIYNVAYYKNVSDDVQGDEMLVEFDDYFLRTLEANDIDVEAVKKEAQDQMANNEFDGVDGLETVPDAIGELFVVTGDLTARDHAGVQVACQAGVDSAISKTVNAPNDSTVEDAAEVFEYIYEHGGKGVTYYRDGTRSKQVLTTRADNAEFADESEAAEALVAQISEVFGGIEGFLENEEVRAAVDAEVEGLLEAADSDTPTIDYTEKRPRPDSLRGITQLIQTGYGKVYVTINEDPATGEPFELFANIGHSGGFTNSFTESLAKVISTALRSGVDPSEIVDELQGTRSPKVAWDKGEQIQSIPDAIGTALRRYLDDEVDKGYPDQQRLDDIDESASSADAPEPDGGAETADSAREPGPGAAGSDDAVDELIANGESPECPDCGSMTLYYSEGCKTCESCGWSEC
- a CDS encoding NUDIX hydrolase; protein product: MSTDDAGAPADAGGDAAGETEHRNALQDVIAVDADDEKEGVVNRLEAHTGDGIRHRAFTCLVFDQDGRILLGQRAPGKRLWGTYWDGTVASHPVEGQTQKDATRQRLEEELGITPDQYGEVRVTDKFEYKRYFENAGLEWEVCSVLKVTLEDDGLDPDEEEIAGLLWADYEHLHEHPEWYRQLRLCPWFEIAMRRDFE
- a CDS encoding desampylase, which codes for MTSSNDRDPEATLVLPTPVRETLHERATDGAPEEVCGVLVGRRGAHEPFRPDRVQEAIPVPNVAASPRTRYELDPAETLSVVEGAEAAGDDVVGFYHSHPRGPIEPSPTDRERATWTGYVYTIVSPDDLAAYRWTGDEFRRLRVETP
- a CDS encoding SDR family NAD(P)-dependent oxidoreductase, with protein sequence MSDDPVDADGRGRDGNGDQTVTPEPDLYDDLSGQVAFVTGANRGIGLEIARNLDDLGATVYAGVRSVTYDLPDGLRKVTLDVTQEGDVQSALNRIGDDAGRLDILVNNAAVSGSGKQLHETRTADFDHSLSVNLRGPTLLCKYALPPLLRQESPRIVNLSSGMGALGEEQSGGSPDYRITKTGLNGLTRYLDGEYGDEGLVANSVCPGWVSTEMGGEEAPRSPEEGAETPTWLARFESGPSGLFWRDRSVIDW
- a CDS encoding aminotransferase class I/II-fold pyridoxal phosphate-dependent enzyme — protein: MQIAPFELERWFAEYEHEADIMLAESGIRSLEASRFDLDVGDLGYVIPTNGDPEFRAEVGERYDRGTDEVLFTCGTQEANFLAFLALLDSEHGGEAVVVTPTYQALEGVPEAFGEVTRVGLEPPEWELHVDAVADAVTDDTAVVVLANPNNPTGRYHSEETVRELYDVAAEHDAYLLCDEVYRLLVEEPIPPVASFGEYGLSTASLTKAYGLAGTRFGWLVGDEAVVEAAWEWKDYTTISPSPFGQHVARQALGEREDDILRENRALARKHHDIVADWLDEHGLDWYDPVGVNGFVTVPDGYDGSREFCRTVVEEASVVLAPGDVFGHDDYFRIGFGLPTDELEDGLERVGHVIAD